The window TGACGAGTTATGAGCTAACCATTTTTATAATGGCAATTGCGCTTCGCAGCGGAATGAACACCACCCCGCTTTTGGAGATGACCACCGACTCAATCCAAGCACATCCACTCAAGGATAACCGCAAACTACTGGTTCTTTATAAGCGTCGTGGAAATGCGACTCACATCCAGAGTATTCGTCGCTCATCTAGTGTAGAGAACGTGCAAACGGTTCTGGCAGATGTTGCGGTTATGGTTCAGCATATTATTGAAATGAACCAATCGGTGCGAGTGCAAAGCGGTACGGATTTAGTGTTTACTTATCGTCCAGACGCGAACAGTAATTATGTTGAAATCACCACTTTAGAAGCTACTAGACTATCTCATAATATCCTAAAGTGGGTCAAAAAAAAGGGACTTAAAAACGACAATGGAGACCCACTGAAAGTCAATGTTTCACGCTTTAGAAAGACCTTTGAAAACCGAATATGGGAGCTCTCCGGTGGTGACCCTTTTGTGACCGCCGCACTGTCTAACCATACAGTTAAAGTGTCGCAAACCCACTATCTCAAAGCCCCAAAAGAAGCAGAAAAAAACTTCAACTATATGGGCAAGGTGCGTACCGAAGAGTTACTTATTAATGTTGAGGTTGTTGAAAACAACACGCCCGTGTCCAAATGCTCAGACTCCTCAAAGCGTTTAGACGAGCATGGAAAAAAAATCTACTGCACCAACTTTCTCAGCTGTGTTCGCTGTCGAAATATGGTGGTAACAAAAGAAGACTTATATCGCCTGTTCTCGTTCTACTGGTTAATTGTGCATGAGCGTGACCAAGTTGGAGCGAAGCGTTGGAGTCGATATTTTGCGCATATAATTCGTATCATTGACAGAGACATTGCCTCCCAGTTTGATGAAGTGTATGTGCAAACCATCAAAGCTGAAGCACACGTCAATCCTCATTCGGCATGGAAGCATCGCAGTCAGTTAGAGGAGGTCGCATGAGCCAAGTCCTGGCTATCAGTGCTATCGATTATTGTCGACCTAAAAAATTGCATGAAATGGATAATGCCCAGCTTCTGGCCTTGCCTGTATCGTCTTACCAGCTTCCCGATGGGACGTATCAGGTTATCAGTCAATATCGAGATAATACCTGGCGGTTAGAAGATGGGCGCTTTCCATCGAATGTAAAAGATTGCCGAAAAAAACTCCGTTTCTATACCCTACCGAGTCAGTTTGTCGATGCAGTAAAATTCGCCCTAAAGCACTATGATATTAAGCACAGCCCATCAGGGTTTACTTTGTGTAATGCTTTCATATTTTTAGAACCCTTTCTGAATTATTTATCCATCATTAATGTGAAAAGCACCGCAGCGATAACCGCTCTGCATTGTGCAAACTATGTTCATCAATGCAAGCAAACCATCTCTAAAAAGACCCAAAAGCCTCTGTCTAAAAGTGCACTAATGCAGAGGTTTTCAGCGGTTGAACGTCTTTATCACAATCTCAATGGCACGCAATGGGCATTTGAGCACCCCTGGGTTGATAGTTCAGCAGGTTACCTCGCCGGCACAATGGGGCAAGGTAAGCGAATTGCCAAAACCAAAATCATACCTGATGGTGAGCTAAAGGTTTTAATTAACCATTGCAATAAGGTTTTAAATCAGGCGAGTGACCTGATAAAGCTTCAAGCAGAAATAGCGCGCGAAAGAGGTGTGTTGGTTAAGACCATTAATTCGGAAACGAGTATAATGAATGCCATCAGCAATCGTTTTCTCAAACCCAAAGGCTACACCGGGCTGAGAGAATTTAACAGCTCACACGAAAGTATTCCCGATGCAACAGCCATCATTATTCTGACATTCAGTGGTATTCGCGCTCACGAACTATGCGCTATTGAAACCGATGCGTATCGAATTGAAGATAATGACGAGGATATCTATTATTGGTTGAAGTCCCACTCCAGAAAAACCGGTGAAGGCTATACCGAGTGGCTGGTGCCGGAGATTGTGATCAAAGCGATTGAAGTACAAAAGGCCTATGTCAAACCATTTCAGGAGCGGTTATTACACGAGCAATCGACATTATTAAAAGAAGACCCGCATGACCCACGTGGATTAAAAATTGAACGGTTCAAACATCATCTTTTTTTAACTAGTTCACCGAGCCAGGGCAACCAGGTGAATGTGATTACTGGCAGTGCTCTTTATAAGCGTTTAAAAGCTCTTGGTAATGTATTAAAAGTGAAGGGATTGACCGCTCACCGCTTTAGACGCACCTTTGCTGTCTATGTGGCCCGATCGGCTTATGGGGACTTACGCTACCTTAAGCAACATTTTAAGCATTGGGGAATGGATATGACCTTACTCTATTCTGCAAATAATAGCCAAGACGAAGAGCTCTATGATGAGATTGCGATACAGATAAAAAATTACAAAGTCGCTCGCGTTGAAGAATTTTTAGATGAGGATACGATCATTACAGGCGGGCTTGCTAATAAGCTCATTTCATATCGTTCAAGCAATGAAGCGGTGAAAACCTTTGATAGCCGTGCAAAAATGGCAGAGCATATTTCAGATACCGTTCATTTACGTTCAACGGGACATTCGTGGTGTACATCTGATAACGCAGGATGCGGTGGCCGGTCGTTAATAGAGGGAACTGCCTGTGTCGATTGTTCGGAGTCCATTATTGAGAAAAATCGCCATGGTGCGTATTTCAAAGGTGTCTACATGCAACAAATAGAGCTAAGGCAGATAGATGATATAGGTGAGGCAGGAAAACAACGTGTAGAGCGAGACATTGAGCGTTGTGAACGTGTGTTAAAGGATATTGGTCTGTGGGATGAAGTGAAAAAGGTATTGTCTAATGGTTAGTTCAACCGAAAAAGAACTCCAGAACGCTCTAAAGCGCCTCAAACATGGCAGACCTAAGGTGGTCGATAAAAAACGCAAAATTAGCATCTCTGCGCTTGCAGAAGAAGCAGGCGTCTCGGACTCTGCTATTCATAACCGTTATCCAGAAATAGCAGCAAAGGTACGCGAAATCACCGGTAAAGCGCATAAGGTTCAACGGGATGAAAAAAATGAAAAGCTAAAGTCTGAGAAAACGAAGAACAGAGAGCTTAGAGAATACATAGAGCAGCTTGAATCAGACATATGTAAATTGACTTCTATTAACGCCACGCTGAATAATGAAAATGCTCAGTTAAAAGCTGAATTGAGAAGCGGTAACGTTGTAAAAATTGGCAACGGAGTAAGTTAAATTATTTTGTCTATTTGCTGATTAAAGCCGCCGTCATCTGTTTTAAGCGCCAAGTTAAATACGACCTGACTGATGATTGATTGTGGCATATTATAATTGCGACTAAACGCTTTTACATCCCAACCGTTTGCAAGCGCTCGTTCGTATTGTTTTTGGATATTCCCAACAATTGTATTTGCAGCATGAATTCGGGTTACACCAGATCGCAGATAGAATGCAGCAGCATCCTTTGCCGCGCGCCATATGAAATTATAGACTTGAGCGACTGAAAATTTTTCGAGAGCACTATTCAAAACTAACTTCGTCTTCTCCCCCACTTTAAAGCTTAGATAATGCTCTTCTATAACGTGGTCTAGATATTCCAAGCATTCTAGTAGACAAAGCTCTTGGCAGATTTCTTTTACTGACTCGTACTCGCTGTCTATGTATTCCATTTCCTCAAACTTTTTCTCAATCCTAGTTATAACCTTTGAGAGTGAATCATCATCTTTGAGCGGTACTTCCCATGCGACTTGATCGAGGTAAAATTCGAGCCCTCCATCTTCATTTAGCTCTAATGCATCTAAAGGCGAAAGAGGGCTAATAGCTATAACTCCTTCTCGATACAGGTGCTTGACTATTTTGATGTCGAAATCAAATTGAGGACTAAGTAAGCCCTTTTGACGAACGCTGAGGGGACTAATCTCTGTTAAGTTTTCATTTGCTGAATATCTGACTAAAGCCAAGAAAAAAGTAGCACTCATAAATCCGATTTCATCAGTATTTAGCGGATTTAATAAGGCTGTTTTAAGAGATCTCCCAAGCAGTTCACGTTTCTTTTCATCTAATGAAAGTTCTCTTTCCACACTACAGTAACTGCATTCCCAACTGAGATTAGGTTTACTTGCTTGATACTCACTTCGGGATGCAAACTTCCTTGGTTTTTTGCATACGCAGCATAGAGTTTTGGGTGAGTACGTTACACAGGAACTTTTGACTATCTTTGTTATATCTGATTGTTTGACTCCGAACATTTTGGCTACTTCAGAAACTTTGAGCAAAAATTTACCCTCGTCGGTAACCTCCCAGTAAAGTCTGCATAGCTCTTCATGGTTAGAGTCGTAAATGTCTAAGTGAAGGTGCTCCATGTCGCTTCCAAGGTAATTTAACAATGTTTTAGCTGGACCTCGTCAGGCTTTGAGCTATGAAAACTAGATTACCGTGTAATGCCAACAAATCCAACAGCCGCTTTCGGGCGTTGCTGAACTTCGGTTTCGTGCCAACAGCGGACGTTAACGTTTGAACCATGCATCAGAGCTTATTCCATTCGTTTGACTCAGGAAGTTTATCAAGCGCTTTTTTACTGGCGAAGAAACGAGTAAGTCCGCAGTCGACACACACAACCACTCTGAACTTGGCGCTCGAAAGAAAAGAGCCCAGTCCTGGCAGATAGTTGGGGGCATAGCCGCCTCCAGACGAGATATCCTTGCTGAGGTACAAGTTTGAGCGTCCACATTCCGGACAAGTAGAATCATTACTCATGAATACTCCTCGATGGTAAAACGTGATATTCGTCAACACTTTCCCTGCGTCAGACCTACCATAGCAATCTTTAACCTAGTATGCGATTTAGTAAATCGAACTTCTGCTCCTCGCTCAAAGCGGACAGACTTTAAAACGTTTCCTGACTGAAGTTTGTTTGCTTGGCTCTGGGTTTTATAGCAATCTAGAAGTCATAAAAATCAGTTAGGACTTAGACGGCACCCATGAGCTTCACGAATAAAGTCAATGCGATAAAGCGTAGGCTATCAAAATTTACTAGGTCCTCTCTCATCGAAAATTTAATGAAGAGGTTGCACTCGCCAGATTCATCATTTGTAGAGGAAGCGAGCCTCCCTTGGTTAAGCTGTATCATGCTGGAGTTCATATTAGAAGTAGATGAAGCGCGAGGCGCCCGAAACGCAGACTCCAGGAAGGTATCAGAGTTGCTAAACGACTTATGGGAGCTTCAAAATGAGGCTCTCCAATTTCAAGATGATAAAAACATACTGCTCACAATGCGTCCTTTCATGATTCAGCAATTGCGGTTTCAATCAGGTCAGGTTACTCACCTCTATTTTCTATCTCGAATGCGACTTATCTTAATGGATTACAACACAAGTCCGAAACCGATTCAGGCTTTCGAAAAAAATACAGGTATAAAGCTTAAGGATTTCTTCACGCTCTCCCTATTTTTCGCTGTAATTTTCAGCAACATTTTAGAAAAAAAACAAAGCAAAATTACGTATGAGTTCATTTTAACTAAGCTTTACCCAAGCTATAGCTTGGATACCCTTGCTAGATTTCTAAGTATGGTGGGAGGTGATTTTGAGACATTGTCAAAAATAGTGAGGTCTAGAAAAGCACATGCTGGGCCTGCGCGCCCCGAAAGGTATTTCTCGGAGTCATTACTTTTTGATAAGCCGCTTTTACTACTTCCGTCAGGAATATCAACAACTCATTCCTACATTGCATGTATTGGTTTATGTGAGTTTGTCCTGCGAACTTTAAAGAGTTGTGATAACAGCGGTAATGTCTTTAGAAAACCGTTTAGTATGGCGTTTGAAAAGTACATCAACCAACTGTTTATTGAATACGACCTTAACGTAGTTCCAGAGCACGTATTGAAAGGTAAGTATGACGAGGATATGAAAAACAATAAAGTCGTTGATTTTTTTTACAGTACTGATGATAAAAATCTATTCGTCGACGCAAAGTCCGTTGAACCCAAACAAGAAGTTTTATCGACACAAGAGCCTAGGCGCATAAAGGAGAGGCTAAGAGATCACCTGATAGGGGCTTTAGTTCAA is drawn from Idiomarina piscisalsi and contains these coding sequences:
- a CDS encoding phage integrase SAM-like domain-containing protein, with protein sequence MKKRKNFKQALSAPVKDQDGVLMTMPILKSGIPENKVLSLPKNYSSLRSYDFTKYYGRGFDAITNAMQQTIDIMLSESVVEPSTISGYCRSGFKYFADYLKIYTQALGRDLTLSDVNVELIECYIQHMKLHTPNSVSARTQYTHIKSILVKMQQIGWLERFDFPKNPFPNSNRKKKGQPAFSKAERKRLVHALRVDVNHILEKSQPLTSYELTIFIMAIALRSGMNTTPLLEMTTDSIQAHPLKDNRKLLVLYKRRGNATHIQSIRRSSSVENVQTVLADVAVMVQHIIEMNQSVRVQSGTDLVFTYRPDANSNYVEITTLEATRLSHNILKWVKKKGLKNDNGDPLKVNVSRFRKTFENRIWELSGGDPFVTAALSNHTVKVSQTHYLKAPKEAEKNFNYMGKVRTEELLINVEVVENNTPVSKCSDSSKRLDEHGKKIYCTNFLSCVRCRNMVVTKEDLYRLFSFYWLIVHERDQVGAKRWSRYFAHIIRIIDRDIASQFDEVYVQTIKAEAHVNPHSAWKHRSQLEEVA
- a CDS encoding tyrosine-type recombinase/integrase, which produces MSQVLAISAIDYCRPKKLHEMDNAQLLALPVSSYQLPDGTYQVISQYRDNTWRLEDGRFPSNVKDCRKKLRFYTLPSQFVDAVKFALKHYDIKHSPSGFTLCNAFIFLEPFLNYLSIINVKSTAAITALHCANYVHQCKQTISKKTQKPLSKSALMQRFSAVERLYHNLNGTQWAFEHPWVDSSAGYLAGTMGQGKRIAKTKIIPDGELKVLINHCNKVLNQASDLIKLQAEIARERGVLVKTINSETSIMNAISNRFLKPKGYTGLREFNSSHESIPDATAIIILTFSGIRAHELCAIETDAYRIEDNDEDIYYWLKSHSRKTGEGYTEWLVPEIVIKAIEVQKAYVKPFQERLLHEQSTLLKEDPHDPRGLKIERFKHHLFLTSSPSQGNQVNVITGSALYKRLKALGNVLKVKGLTAHRFRRTFAVYVARSAYGDLRYLKQHFKHWGMDMTLLYSANNSQDEELYDEIAIQIKNYKVARVEEFLDEDTIITGGLANKLISYRSSNEAVKTFDSRAKMAEHISDTVHLRSTGHSWCTSDNAGCGGRSLIEGTACVDCSESIIEKNRHGAYFKGVYMQQIELRQIDDIGEAGKQRVERDIERCERVLKDIGLWDEVKKVLSNG
- a CDS encoding TetR family transcriptional regulator, whose translation is MVSSTEKELQNALKRLKHGRPKVVDKKRKISISALAEEAGVSDSAIHNRYPEIAAKVREITGKAHKVQRDEKNEKLKSEKTKNRELREYIEQLESDICKLTSINATLNNENAQLKAELRSGNVVKIGNGVS
- the gapS1 gene encoding GapS1 family protein; translation: MSFTNKVNAIKRRLSKFTRSSLIENLMKRLHSPDSSFVEEASLPWLSCIMLEFILEVDEARGARNADSRKVSELLNDLWELQNEALQFQDDKNILLTMRPFMIQQLRFQSGQVTHLYFLSRMRLILMDYNTSPKPIQAFEKNTGIKLKDFFTLSLFFAVIFSNILEKKQSKITYEFILTKLYPSYSLDTLARFLSMVGGDFETLSKIVRSRKAHAGPARPERYFSESLLFDKPLLLLPSGISTTHSYIACIGLCEFVLRTLKSCDNSGNVFRKPFSMAFEKYINQLFIEYDLNVVPEHVLKGKYDEDMKNNKVVDFFYSTDDKNLFVDAKSVEPKQEVLSTQEPRRIKERLRDHLIGALVQAQVCASTLEQSGYENIVSRSRRYILVISHQDFFVGSGLRLRNLLGNDYGPTIDEAIGDEFELENVFYIAIAEFEGLMKLLQNSQKTIFDFLDFCKEREAEQFLFDMRQYISEFGQVLELENPSPIGSEQVQESFDFTYEDLKSVWKYSSDYWRKKGKVDPLLATNEFISVSRYFRNVLLMSK